Proteins found in one Subtercola endophyticus genomic segment:
- a CDS encoding ribonuclease E domain-containing protein codes for MTRSSREPGAEGDQATGPKSTFDLPVVTTPLGAESVGAESAGAAADAAAPLSRRELRQREAASEALPVVESRRQRRDRELAKALAASAAVEPVAPVTVAPAAAVATAAQPTAAAPPAAAAPRTVSKSLFAQQIADMAKAPQPVVETRVVETPVAEVETPLTVVSATSETFVPAVDVDEPVPAHLLADEPQHHLYDASDARNNAFVDDAPTEQIAVVTTPSEPQPVTAALQAEVDAAALNEAPVVTSVSALTFPRTPEIATPRAASTSVAAPGKRRVLPGRRRASSRAASTHPKARKRTIVNTIVMVATAGLVATVALPAYAYSDLGVLGNSHSSASAEMGIQSLTVGNTGTIQDAPRDGYTSTGDIASMDSTTGTTVSPTVQALAAELMADVASGKLVGSVPNHIVEIQNLANGVVVPNCGVDYRVLQAIKVAVDNFSKVGISDINRKCTGQIEGAGTASAHYTDGGGHAVDFYILNGHGLTGGDADSLKLIALLDPLVPPGSGLGQAECRGSVSVSNFAPFDDTCTHDHIDFLNAKGVALKSS; via the coding sequence GTGACGCGTTCGAGCAGAGAACCAGGCGCCGAAGGCGACCAGGCAACCGGCCCGAAATCCACGTTCGACCTCCCCGTCGTCACTACGCCGCTCGGTGCTGAATCAGTCGGTGCTGAATCAGCCGGTGCTGCTGCGGACGCTGCTGCGCCGCTCAGTCGTCGTGAGCTTCGTCAACGCGAAGCCGCGTCTGAGGCTCTGCCCGTGGTGGAATCCCGTCGTCAGCGCCGCGATCGTGAGCTCGCCAAGGCGCTGGCCGCCTCAGCCGCGGTCGAGCCTGTGGCTCCGGTCACGGTCGCTCCGGCGGCGGCGGTCGCTACTGCTGCGCAGCCCACTGCCGCTGCGCCGCCCGCTGCCGCCGCGCCGCGAACCGTTTCGAAGTCGCTGTTCGCGCAGCAGATCGCCGACATGGCGAAGGCGCCGCAGCCCGTCGTCGAGACCCGTGTCGTCGAGACTCCTGTCGCCGAGGTCGAGACGCCTCTCACCGTGGTGTCCGCGACGTCAGAGACGTTTGTTCCGGCCGTCGACGTCGATGAACCGGTTCCCGCTCACTTGCTCGCCGACGAGCCGCAACATCACCTGTACGACGCGAGCGATGCTCGTAATAATGCGTTCGTCGACGACGCGCCGACAGAGCAGATCGCCGTCGTCACCACGCCCTCCGAGCCTCAGCCCGTCACGGCGGCACTGCAGGCCGAGGTCGATGCCGCAGCGTTAAACGAGGCTCCCGTGGTGACCAGCGTGAGCGCACTGACCTTCCCCCGCACGCCCGAGATCGCAACGCCGCGCGCGGCCTCGACATCGGTGGCTGCGCCTGGCAAACGGCGTGTGCTGCCGGGTCGAAGGCGTGCCTCGTCTCGGGCCGCCTCCACCCATCCGAAAGCCCGCAAGCGCACCATCGTCAACACGATCGTCATGGTCGCGACCGCCGGGCTCGTCGCCACCGTCGCCCTTCCGGCCTACGCGTACTCCGATCTGGGTGTGCTCGGCAACTCGCATTCGTCTGCCTCGGCTGAGATGGGCATCCAGAGCCTGACCGTCGGCAACACCGGCACCATTCAAGACGCCCCGCGCGACGGGTACACCTCGACGGGCGATATCGCCTCGATGGACTCCACCACCGGCACCACCGTCTCACCCACCGTGCAGGCTCTCGCAGCCGAATTGATGGCCGACGTCGCGTCGGGCAAGCTCGTGGGGTCGGTGCCGAATCACATCGTCGAGATCCAGAATCTCGCGAACGGCGTCGTGGTGCCGAACTGCGGCGTCGACTATCGCGTTCTGCAGGCCATCAAGGTGGCGGTCGACAACTTCTCGAAGGTCGGCATCAGCGACATCAACCGCAAGTGCACGGGCCAGATCGAGGGTGCAGGAACCGCTTCGGCGCACTACACCGACGGCGGTGGCCACGCGGTGGACTTCTACATTCTCAACGGGCACGGGCTCACCGGTGGCGACGCGGATTCGCTCAAGCTCATCGCGCTGCTCGACCCTCTCGTGCCACCCGGCAGCGGACTCGGCCAGGCCGAATGCCGCGGATCGGTCTCGGTCTCGAACTTCGCCCCCTTCGACGACACGTGCACGCACGATCACATCGACTTCTTGAACGCCAAGGGTGTCGCACTCAAGAGCAGCTGA
- a CDS encoding DnaJ domain-containing protein produces the protein MNGSFASRSPYEVLGVSPGSSDDELRRAYRLRLRETHPDTGGSAVLFQAVQDAWELVGTPTERAAYDSGVGARVTAPDARGSSFAGGSRASAAGPGQGASPKARSYGHPGGEEREHFLRLMREWVGRGVELKDPYDPALVRSAPREVRRWLAKAMAEEETARIVSTLGIGFTVWNNVAVAKTGQNVDHVVLGPGGVFAVQSYDWGSPVRLSKGELVGEAIGDDDEPLRTLATNARALGRELGVRFSAVVIVVPDDDLAAPFEQVERGRLAGAVVIRRSVLPQLLRNGLGGSEGESIDRIFDLRSRLQAGIRFV, from the coding sequence ATGAACGGCAGTTTCGCGTCGCGCTCACCGTACGAGGTGCTCGGCGTCAGCCCTGGGTCGTCTGACGACGAGCTGCGTCGCGCGTACCGGCTGCGCCTGCGCGAGACGCATCCCGACACAGGCGGCAGCGCCGTGCTGTTCCAGGCCGTGCAAGACGCGTGGGAGCTGGTGGGCACCCCGACCGAGCGTGCCGCGTACGATTCGGGGGTGGGTGCGCGGGTCACGGCTCCGGATGCCCGGGGTTCGTCATTCGCGGGCGGCAGCCGGGCATCCGCCGCCGGCCCCGGCCAGGGCGCGTCGCCCAAGGCGCGGTCGTACGGTCACCCGGGCGGCGAGGAGCGGGAGCACTTCTTGCGCCTGATGCGCGAGTGGGTGGGGCGCGGCGTCGAGCTGAAAGATCCGTACGACCCGGCACTCGTGCGGTCGGCGCCGCGAGAGGTCAGGCGCTGGTTGGCCAAGGCGATGGCCGAAGAAGAGACGGCGCGCATCGTGTCGACTCTCGGCATCGGGTTCACGGTCTGGAACAACGTCGCCGTCGCGAAGACTGGGCAGAACGTCGACCACGTCGTGCTCGGGCCCGGCGGAGTCTTCGCTGTGCAGTCGTATGACTGGGGCAGCCCCGTGCGGCTGTCGAAAGGCGAACTCGTGGGGGAGGCGATCGGCGACGACGATGAGCCGCTGCGCACCCTCGCCACGAACGCGCGCGCGCTCGGTCGTGAGCTCGGTGTGCGGTTCAGCGCCGTGGTCATCGTGGTGCCCGACGACGATCTCGCGGCGCCGTTCGAGCAGGTGGAGCGGGGGCGACTGGCGGGCGCTGTGGTGATTCGGCGGTCGGTTCTGCCGCAGCTGCTGCGCAATGGGCTCGGCGGATCCGAAGGTGAGTCGATCGACCGAATCTTCGATCTGCGATCACGATTGCAGGCGGGCATCCGCTTCGTTTAG
- a CDS encoding aldo/keto reductase produces MTNTVPNYTLNNGVTIPQEGFGVFRVDPDKTGRIVRDALEVGYRHIDTAAIYKNEEGVGHAIAQAAKDGLVEREDLFITTKLWNSDQTNATPAFEKSLGRLGLDYVDLYLIHWPTPERGTFIEAWKTLEQIYATGLVKSIGVSNFTVPQLEQLLAETSIVPAVNQIELHVDFQQPELRAFHAAHGIATEAWGPLGHGTINGSPELAAIADAHQKSVAQTVLRWQLQIGNILIPKSNSRERQAENLDIYDFELTADELATIATLDRGDEGRNGGHPLEVN; encoded by the coding sequence ATGACGAATACCGTACCGAATTACACCCTCAATAATGGCGTCACGATTCCGCAGGAGGGTTTCGGCGTCTTTCGCGTCGACCCCGACAAGACCGGTCGCATCGTGCGTGACGCGCTCGAGGTGGGCTACCGGCACATCGATACGGCGGCCATCTACAAGAACGAAGAGGGCGTGGGTCACGCTATCGCGCAGGCCGCCAAAGACGGTCTCGTGGAACGCGAAGACCTGTTCATCACGACCAAACTGTGGAACTCCGACCAGACGAACGCGACTCCGGCCTTCGAGAAGAGCCTCGGTCGACTCGGTCTCGACTACGTCGACCTCTATCTGATCCACTGGCCGACGCCCGAGCGCGGAACGTTCATCGAGGCCTGGAAGACGCTCGAGCAGATCTACGCCACCGGCCTCGTGAAGTCGATCGGCGTGTCGAACTTCACTGTGCCCCAGCTCGAGCAGCTGCTCGCCGAGACCTCGATCGTTCCGGCCGTCAACCAGATCGAGCTGCACGTCGACTTTCAGCAGCCCGAACTGCGCGCCTTTCACGCCGCGCACGGCATCGCCACCGAGGCCTGGGGGCCGCTCGGGCACGGCACGATCAACGGCTCGCCCGAGCTGGCAGCCATTGCGGATGCCCACCAGAAGTCCGTCGCCCAGACCGTGCTGCGCTGGCAGCTGCAGATCGGCAACATTCTGATTCCCAAGTCGAACAGTCGCGAACGACAGGCCGAGAACCTCGACATCTACGACTTCGAACTCACGGCCGACGAACTGGCCACCATCGCCACGCTCGACCGCGGCGACGAGGGCCGCAACGGCGGGCATCCCCTCGAAGTGAACTAA
- a CDS encoding helix-turn-helix transcriptional regulator, producing MAETTSRTLELLNLLQTHRHWPGSELAERLGITARTLRRDIERLRELGYRVTAERGSLGGYRLEAGSQLPPLLLTNDEAVTMAIGLRLAAAQGLVDGALTTQTALAKFEQVLPPAVRERVNALAATITPETPRGEPVAGELLGQLALACRDHERIRFDYVAVDKTESSRSVEPHALVAARRRWFLVCFDLGRDEWRTFRVDRLSHFFGTRVHFEPRELPEVDAATYVERSFGAAGRRFTAEVVLQVPLARFSELLGVWARGATEDPGHPQVTRWPIAADTLETLVSTLLWIPAGIAYEVQADAETLDFLAASATRLASARPA from the coding sequence ATGGCCGAAACCACCTCTCGAACCCTGGAGCTGCTGAATCTGTTGCAGACGCACCGGCACTGGCCCGGGTCGGAGCTCGCCGAGAGGCTCGGCATCACCGCACGAACCCTGCGGCGCGACATCGAGCGACTGCGCGAGCTCGGTTATCGCGTGACCGCGGAGCGCGGCTCGCTCGGCGGCTATCGGCTCGAAGCCGGTTCTCAACTGCCACCGCTGCTGCTGACCAACGATGAGGCGGTGACGATGGCCATCGGTCTGCGATTGGCCGCCGCGCAGGGGCTCGTCGATGGTGCGCTCACGACGCAGACCGCTCTGGCGAAGTTCGAGCAAGTGCTGCCACCGGCCGTGCGTGAACGGGTGAACGCGCTCGCGGCGACGATCACGCCCGAGACCCCGCGCGGCGAACCGGTCGCGGGGGAGTTGCTCGGGCAATTGGCGCTGGCCTGCCGCGACCACGAGCGCATTCGATTCGACTACGTCGCCGTCGACAAAACAGAGTCGAGTCGCAGTGTCGAGCCGCACGCCCTGGTCGCGGCCCGCCGGCGGTGGTTTCTGGTGTGCTTCGACCTGGGCCGAGACGAGTGGCGCACGTTCCGGGTCGACCGCCTGTCGCACTTCTTCGGCACGCGCGTGCACTTCGAGCCTCGCGAGCTGCCGGAGGTGGATGCCGCAACCTACGTCGAGCGCAGCTTCGGCGCCGCGGGCCGGCGCTTCACCGCCGAGGTCGTGCTGCAGGTGCCGCTCGCGCGGTTCTCCGAGCTGCTCGGGGTGTGGGCCCGCGGCGCGACAGAAGACCCCGGGCATCCGCAGGTCACGCGCTGGCCGATCGCGGCCGACACCCTCGAGACGCTCGTCAGCACTCTGCTCTGGATTCCCGCCGGCATCGCCTACGAGGTGCAGGCCGACGCCGAGACGCTCGACTTTCTCGCGGCGTCGGCCACGCGACTGGCGTCGGCCCGGCCGGCTTAG
- a CDS encoding glyoxalase superfamily protein — translation MDFRIELILVPVTDVDRAKAFYVDQVGFHADFDQRVSEHVRFVQLTPQGSACSIAFGEGISEMQPGTLNAIQVVIDDAADAHRHLTEHGVEATEPDLQPWGTFVTFADPDGNRWILQQMPKR, via the coding sequence ATGGACTTCAGAATCGAACTCATCTTGGTTCCCGTCACCGACGTCGACCGCGCGAAAGCGTTCTACGTCGACCAGGTCGGCTTTCACGCCGACTTCGACCAGCGTGTGAGCGAGCACGTACGGTTCGTGCAGCTCACCCCGCAGGGATCCGCCTGCTCGATCGCCTTCGGTGAGGGCATCAGCGAAATGCAGCCCGGCACCCTCAACGCCATTCAAGTCGTCATCGACGATGCAGCGGATGCCCACCGGCACCTCACCGAGCACGGGGTCGAGGCGACCGAACCCGATTTGCAGCCCTGGGGAACCTTCGTCACCTTCGCCGACCCCGACGGCAACCGCTGGATCTTGCAGCAGATGCCCAAGCGTTGA
- a CDS encoding ArsR/SmtB family transcription factor, whose translation MPHDQLDSVFSALADPTRRGILQRLTLGDATVAQLGEPFAVSQPAISKHLKVLEQAGLVSRTRVATSRLSHLEAQPLKEATAWMQRYKKYWNESFDKLDSALATFQATPSQPADGSPNTEPKGSDHE comes from the coding sequence ATGCCACACGATCAGCTCGACTCCGTTTTCTCGGCCCTCGCCGACCCGACCAGGCGCGGGATACTGCAACGCCTCACGCTCGGCGATGCCACGGTCGCGCAACTCGGCGAGCCGTTCGCGGTGAGCCAGCCGGCCATCTCGAAACACCTCAAGGTGCTCGAACAGGCCGGCCTGGTATCTCGCACTCGGGTGGCGACCTCTCGGCTGAGCCACCTCGAAGCGCAACCGCTGAAGGAGGCGACGGCGTGGATGCAGCGGTACAAGAAGTACTGGAACGAGAGCTTCGACAAACTCGACAGCGCGCTGGCAACCTTTCAGGCGACGCCCTCCCAGCCCGCAGACGGGTCGCCCAACACCGAACCGAAAGGATCAGACCATGAGTGA
- a CDS encoding SRPBCC family protein, translated as MSDARPAEIADTDVYITRMFAAPRELVFRFFTEPEHLASWFGPTGFSVPVETVEIDPRVGGRWNLSMVDDTTGESYPIRGEIVEFDPPERIVVAMNAQSDLGPLDKITLRLQFHDHGERTRLTLHQGPFSAIERQHTEGGWELSFAKLDSLFARDEV; from the coding sequence ATGAGTGACGCTCGCCCCGCCGAGATCGCCGACACCGACGTCTACATCACGCGAATGTTCGCTGCCCCGCGTGAGCTCGTCTTTCGGTTCTTCACCGAACCGGAGCACCTCGCCTCGTGGTTCGGGCCGACCGGGTTCTCCGTTCCGGTCGAGACTGTGGAGATCGACCCGCGGGTCGGCGGCCGCTGGAATCTGAGCATGGTCGACGACACGACCGGGGAGTCGTACCCCATTCGCGGCGAGATCGTCGAGTTCGACCCACCCGAACGCATCGTGGTGGCGATGAACGCGCAGAGCGATCTCGGCCCGCTCGACAAGATCACGCTGCGGCTGCAGTTTCACGACCACGGCGAGCGCACCCGCCTGACTCTTCACCAAGGCCCGTTCAGTGCCATCGAACGTCAGCACACCGAGGGCGGCTGGGAGCTTTCGTTCGCCAAGCTCGACTCGCTCTTCGCCCGTGACGAGGTGTAG
- a CDS encoding alpha/beta fold hydrolase produces the protein MTIDQNSTGTQFVTSADGTRIAYEKVGAGPALVLVDGAMCRRSFGPARPLAKELADRFTVYLYDRRGRDESGDTAPYAVGREVEDLAAIIRATGETPFVSGSSSGAALALEAAAAALPMRKLAVFEAPYMVAVEGHRAPVDSAAQARALIAQGKRGDAVKFFMSDMVGAPAIATVFMRLMPGVWKKATAAAHTIPYDAEVMGDFSVPVQRFAGIRVPTLVIVGGKSPDSMRVAEQAVTDAVPGAQLQTLPGQMHQVSAKALAPMLAAYFTEN, from the coding sequence ATGACCATCGACCAGAACAGCACCGGCACGCAGTTCGTGACGAGTGCCGACGGAACCCGCATCGCGTATGAGAAGGTCGGCGCGGGCCCCGCGCTCGTGCTCGTCGACGGCGCGATGTGCCGTCGATCCTTCGGCCCGGCGAGGCCGCTCGCGAAAGAACTCGCCGACCGGTTCACGGTGTACCTCTACGATCGCCGCGGGCGCGACGAAAGCGGCGACACCGCGCCCTACGCCGTCGGCCGTGAGGTCGAAGACCTCGCTGCGATCATCCGGGCCACCGGCGAGACGCCGTTCGTCTCCGGGTCGTCGTCGGGCGCGGCGCTGGCTCTCGAGGCCGCAGCCGCTGCGCTGCCGATGCGAAAGCTGGCCGTGTTCGAGGCGCCGTACATGGTCGCGGTGGAGGGGCATCGTGCACCGGTCGACAGCGCTGCACAGGCACGCGCGTTGATCGCGCAGGGCAAGCGCGGTGACGCCGTGAAGTTCTTCATGAGCGACATGGTCGGTGCGCCGGCTATAGCCACGGTGTTCATGCGCCTGATGCCGGGCGTGTGGAAGAAGGCCACCGCAGCGGCACACACCATTCCCTACGACGCGGAGGTCATGGGAGACTTCAGCGTTCCGGTGCAGCGTTTCGCGGGCATCCGGGTGCCGACGCTCGTGATCGTGGGCGGCAAGAGCCCCGATTCGATGCGGGTCGCCGAGCAGGCAGTCACCGATGCCGTGCCGGGCGCACAATTGCAGACCTTGCCAGGGCAAATGCACCAGGTGTCGGCGAAGGCGCTCGCGCCGATGCTGGCGGCCTACTTCACAGAAAACTGA
- a CDS encoding aminotransferase-like domain-containing protein, which translates to MNNDSTAEIERHLRALVTAASAGDRLPSTRALVAQFAVSPLTVQSALHRLAAAGLIETRPGTGTFVSARPAIRRADFSWQTTALASTRAAQNVVGTAMSLDSSVPIAMHSAYPSEALLPQRLIRQALGRAARRSPDIDRPLLGGMPELRAYFASEIDANAVARASGISGDDTIVVPGSQSALISVFRALAQPGDAIVMESPTYWGAIAAARQAGLVIVPIARGSRAPAAAELDEALETSGARLFYAQPHFANPTGALWSSAEAASLLEVIRARNAFLIEDDWAHDFGIDADVRPLLWHDTDGHVVYLRSLSKSVSPSLRVGAVIARGPALARIQVDRTVTDLYVSGTLQAAALDVVTDPGWRSHLVRLREALRVRRDTLAAHVVEHLGAETLTYLPKGGLNLWLRFDDGVDVARLVAECLSKGVSMAPGGEWYPAEPPGSFVRLNFSGPHPERFGEGVEVIAEAIRSR; encoded by the coding sequence ATGAACAACGATAGCACTGCCGAGATCGAGCGACACCTCCGGGCACTCGTCACGGCAGCATCCGCGGGTGATCGCCTGCCGTCGACGCGTGCCCTCGTGGCGCAGTTCGCGGTGAGCCCGCTCACCGTGCAGAGCGCGTTGCACCGGCTCGCGGCCGCCGGACTCATCGAGACCCGACCCGGCACCGGAACGTTCGTCTCGGCTCGCCCCGCCATTCGGCGCGCCGACTTCTCGTGGCAGACCACTGCGCTGGCATCGACCCGGGCCGCTCAGAACGTGGTGGGCACGGCGATGTCACTCGATTCCAGCGTGCCGATCGCCATGCACAGCGCCTATCCGAGCGAAGCGCTGCTGCCTCAGCGCCTGATTCGGCAGGCGCTCGGCCGCGCGGCCCGCCGCAGCCCTGACATCGACAGGCCGCTGCTCGGGGGCATGCCTGAGCTGCGGGCGTATTTCGCGAGCGAGATCGATGCCAATGCGGTCGCCCGGGCATCCGGAATCTCTGGCGACGACACCATCGTGGTGCCCGGCAGTCAGAGCGCGTTGATCTCCGTCTTTCGCGCGTTGGCCCAGCCGGGCGACGCGATCGTGATGGAGTCGCCCACGTACTGGGGTGCGATCGCCGCGGCTCGCCAGGCGGGCCTCGTCATCGTACCGATAGCGCGTGGGTCGCGGGCCCCCGCCGCCGCCGAGCTCGACGAGGCGCTCGAAACCTCGGGCGCCCGGCTGTTCTATGCGCAGCCGCACTTCGCGAACCCCACCGGTGCCCTCTGGTCGTCAGCGGAAGCTGCGAGCCTGCTCGAGGTGATCCGCGCTCGCAACGCGTTTCTCATCGAAGACGACTGGGCGCACGACTTCGGTATCGATGCGGATGTTCGCCCGCTCCTCTGGCACGACACCGACGGTCACGTGGTGTACCTGCGGTCGCTCAGCAAGAGCGTCTCGCCCTCGCTGCGGGTCGGCGCGGTGATCGCTCGCGGGCCGGCACTGGCGCGCATCCAGGTCGACCGCACGGTGACCGACCTCTATGTGAGCGGAACGCTGCAGGCGGCGGCGCTCGACGTGGTCACCGATCCGGGCTGGCGTTCGCATCTCGTGCGCCTGCGCGAGGCTCTTCGAGTGCGGCGCGATACGCTCGCCGCGCACGTCGTCGAGCACCTCGGCGCCGAAACGCTGACGTATCTGCCCAAGGGCGGGCTGAACCTCTGGCTTCGTTTCGACGACGGCGTCGATGTCGCTCGGCTCGTGGCCGAGTGCCTGAGCAAGGGGGTGTCGATGGCGCCCGGTGGCGAGTGGTACCCGGCCGAACCGCCTGGATCGTTCGTGCGGCTCAACTTCTCCGGACCGCACCCCGAGCGCTTCGGCGAGGGCGTCGAGGTGATCGCTGAGGCGATCCGCTCTCGTTGA